In a genomic window of Occallatibacter riparius:
- a CDS encoding SMP-30/gluconolactonase/LRE family protein has translation MLRTSLNPTRTRRSAILLLLAALALIIPFTARAEKKKKANAASPAVVEGPRKFPFDPKKLAWPSPPNVARIKWLDYFAGSKIDYSAQTTKPKASWMDRLAGGQTDQEKASTKNFPFQLIGPYGIAVDSKGLVYTADQKVGAVFIFNPETHDTEMIRNGYEAHFGWINGVAIDDDDRLFVSDGKARRILIFSPKHELEGQIAEGLVDPVGLAIDTTNRLLYVVDTQQDQVVVYDADSHKLLRRIGTAGKNHFLTTPGDFGAPQGVAVDSDGNVYVTDTLNNRVEIFDADGNFISTFGKAGDGPGYFARPKGIAVDSDGHIWVADEMQDRLQIFNREGQLLTFIGQGHGELPGQFKALVGVAVDSKNNRVYTAEQYPGRLQMFRYVTDTEAAAEKAKHEEDQQKGSQHHQKAAPASPAKPDTTAAEKPAAPAPATPSAPPNQ, from the coding sequence ATGCTTCGTACTTCTTTGAACCCAACTCGCACCCGCCGCTCCGCGATTCTGCTTCTGCTCGCCGCGCTCGCTCTTATCATTCCTTTCACCGCGCGCGCAGAAAAGAAAAAGAAGGCCAATGCAGCATCGCCTGCCGTCGTAGAGGGGCCGCGGAAGTTCCCCTTCGATCCCAAAAAGCTGGCCTGGCCCAGCCCCCCCAACGTTGCACGCATCAAGTGGCTCGATTACTTTGCCGGCAGCAAGATCGACTACTCTGCACAGACCACCAAACCCAAGGCGAGCTGGATGGATCGCCTCGCCGGCGGCCAGACCGACCAGGAAAAGGCCAGCACCAAGAATTTCCCGTTTCAGCTCATCGGCCCCTACGGCATTGCCGTCGACTCGAAGGGACTGGTCTACACCGCTGATCAAAAAGTTGGCGCCGTGTTCATCTTCAATCCTGAAACTCACGACACCGAGATGATCCGCAACGGCTACGAAGCTCATTTCGGATGGATCAACGGTGTCGCCATTGACGACGACGACCGTCTGTTTGTCTCCGACGGCAAGGCGCGCCGCATCCTGATCTTCAGCCCCAAGCATGAACTGGAAGGACAGATCGCCGAAGGGTTGGTAGACCCCGTGGGACTGGCGATCGATACAACGAACCGCCTTCTCTACGTCGTCGATACCCAGCAGGACCAGGTCGTGGTCTACGACGCCGACAGCCACAAACTGCTGCGCCGCATCGGTACCGCCGGTAAGAATCACTTCCTCACTACCCCAGGCGACTTCGGCGCGCCGCAGGGAGTCGCCGTCGATTCCGACGGAAACGTCTACGTCACCGATACTCTCAACAACCGCGTCGAGATCTTCGATGCCGATGGCAACTTCATCAGCACCTTCGGCAAAGCCGGCGATGGTCCCGGATACTTCGCGCGCCCCAAGGGAATCGCGGTTGATTCCGATGGCCACATTTGGGTTGCAGATGAGATGCAGGACCGCCTGCAGATCTTCAATCGCGAGGGTCAGCTTCTTACGTTCATCGGCCAGGGTCACGGCGAGCTGCCCGGCCAGTTCAAGGCACTGGTCGGGGTAGCTGTTGATAGCAAAAACAACCGCGTTTACACGGCCGAACAGTATCCCGGCCGTCTGCAGATGTTCCGCTACGTCACCGACACTGAAGCCGCGGCAGAGAAGGCAAAGCACGAGGAAGACCAGCAAAAGGGCTCGCAGCACCATCAAAAGGCCGCCCCGGCATCTCCTGCAAAGCCTGATACAACCGCCGCAGAAAAGCCGGCAGCGCCCGCACCGGCTACTCCGAGCGCTCCGCCAAACCAGTAG
- a CDS encoding cytochrome c3 family protein, protein MFASRAHAAVHPVPLDKNTDAKKCLECHEEKSKGKHVHTAIAAGCLSCHEIRVNKDVTRVKLITATTGALCLTCHADKKAADIKGRVHPPAVRDCTTCHDPHSSDNPNQLLKAESGSEKENLCLQCHKQGLNVPEKGSHHLALDGGCDTCHTTHKTGAEPTQENHFHLTKAAPALCLDCHDAKDAALVKAHNGQPFATANCTQCHDPHQSDSPKLMVKFQHVPFQGNGCDTCHAPAKDGKVVLTQTDVKALCVTCHDDKAKAIETAKVQHPGAAGDCTDCHNPHASKQPGLPKTDAVNICTTCHSDIDDLRKKSVHHQPAFEQGCATCHTPHGGDNEHLLRAKGNALCLECHGPDSAPKHVEGEKLLTIFNGSVKLPEDYYQKNKVPVLPLRFGLGHPVEYHPVSDVMDPSNQSRVRTPLSCLSCHQPHASAQPGLLVKDQANNLAFCDNCHKNRMNMKETTSPGK, encoded by the coding sequence ATGTTTGCCTCCCGCGCACACGCCGCGGTTCACCCCGTCCCGCTCGACAAGAACACCGACGCGAAAAAGTGCCTCGAGTGCCATGAGGAGAAATCCAAGGGTAAGCACGTCCACACAGCAATCGCCGCTGGATGTCTCAGTTGCCATGAGATCCGCGTGAACAAGGATGTGACCCGCGTCAAGCTCATCACGGCAACTACCGGCGCTCTTTGCCTAACCTGCCACGCAGACAAGAAAGCGGCGGATATCAAAGGCAGGGTCCATCCTCCGGCCGTGCGTGACTGCACCACCTGCCACGACCCGCACAGCAGCGATAACCCGAACCAGCTGCTCAAAGCGGAGTCCGGCAGTGAGAAGGAGAACCTCTGCCTGCAGTGCCACAAGCAGGGGTTGAATGTCCCGGAAAAGGGCAGCCATCACCTCGCTCTCGATGGAGGCTGCGACACCTGCCACACCACCCACAAAACCGGTGCTGAGCCCACGCAGGAAAACCACTTCCATCTCACCAAGGCCGCCCCGGCTCTCTGCCTCGACTGCCACGATGCCAAAGACGCCGCTCTTGTGAAGGCGCACAACGGCCAGCCGTTCGCCACGGCCAACTGCACGCAATGCCATGATCCGCACCAGTCCGATTCGCCCAAACTGATGGTGAAGTTCCAGCATGTGCCCTTCCAGGGCAATGGCTGCGACACCTGTCATGCGCCCGCCAAAGACGGCAAGGTGGTGCTCACCCAGACTGACGTCAAAGCGCTCTGCGTCACGTGCCATGATGACAAGGCCAAGGCCATCGAAACTGCCAAGGTGCAGCACCCAGGCGCCGCGGGCGACTGTACGGACTGCCACAATCCCCATGCCAGCAAGCAGCCCGGCCTGCCCAAGACCGATGCAGTAAACATCTGCACTACGTGCCACAGCGACATCGACGACCTGCGCAAGAAATCGGTTCATCACCAGCCCGCCTTTGAGCAGGGATGCGCCACATGCCATACACCCCACGGCGGCGACAACGAGCATCTGCTCCGCGCCAAAGGTAACGCCCTGTGCCTCGAGTGCCACGGACCCGATTCGGCTCCCAAACACGTCGAGGGCGAGAAGCTGCTGACCATCTTCAACGGCTCAGTGAAACTGCCTGAGGACTACTACCAAAAGAACAAAGTGCCGGTTCTGCCGCTGCGCTTTGGGCTCGGCCATCCAGTCGAATACCATCCCGTTTCCGACGTGATGGATCCGAGCAACCAGTCCAGGGTTCGCACTCCGTTGAGCTGTCTATCGTGCCACCAGCCGCATGCATCGGCGCAGCCTGGGCTTCTCGTCAAAGACCAGGCTAACAACTTGGCCTTCTGCGACAACTGCCACAAGAACCGGATGAACATGAAGGAGACTACTTCCCCCGGGAAATAG